DNA sequence from the Corynebacterium freneyi genome:
GTGGTGGAAGGAGACGTTGCCGTTTTCGGTGAACGAGCGGGTGGCGGGCTTGCCGCAGTCGTGCAGCAGCGCCGCCCAGCGCAGTTCCAGGTCGGGTTCGCCGGGCTCCTCTTGTTCGATGGCCTGGCGCATGACCTGCAGGGAGTGCTGGTAGACGTCCTTGTGCTGGCGGTGCTCGTCCTGGGTCATCTTCATGTCCGGGATTTCCGGCATGACGTGGTCGGCCAGGCCGGTGTCCACCATGAGGTCGATGCCGGCGGACGGGTCGGCGCCGAGGATCATCTTGTCCAGCTCCATGGCCACCCGTTCGGCGGTGATGCGGAGAATTTCGGCGTTCATGTCCTGCATCGCCGTGCGGACGCGGTCGGAGACGGTGAAGCCCAGCTGCGAAGTGAACCGGCAGGCGCGGAGCATGCGCAGCGGGTCGTCGCCGAAGCTGACCTCGGGCGGGCCGGGGGTGTCCAGGACGCCGGCGACGACGTCGTCGAAGCCGCCCAGGGGGTCGCGGAAGGAGCGGGTCCCGTCGCCGTGGAGTTCGACGGCGATGGCGTTGCAGCGGAAGTCGCGGCGGACCAGGTCACCTTCGAGCGTGTCGCCGAAGGTCACCTCCGGATTGCGGCTGACCTGGTCGTAGACGTCGGCGCGGAAGGTGGTGATCTCCACCTGGCGGCCCTTGTTCTCCGCGGACACCGTGCCGAAGTCGATGCCGGTGTCCCACGTGGTCTCGGCCCACTCGTCGAGGATTCCGGCGACCACGTCCGGGCGGGCGTCGGTGGTGAAGTCGAGGTCGTTGCCCAGTCGGCCCATCAGCGCGTCGCGCACCGATCCGCCCACCAGATAAAGGGAATGCCCGGCGTCGGCGAAGGCCTTGGCCAGGGGGGTGAGCAGTTCCGCCTCCCGGCCGATGGCCTGGTCCGCGACGGCGAGCATCGCGGTGCGCTTGATCTCGGGGTCGCCGTGGTCGGGGGTGCGCTGGGGAGTCGGGGCATCGGTCACGTGCGACACATTACCCGCAGGTTCACGGCGGCCCGGTAGTCTGTGAGGAATGAGCGATGCCGAACGGAACGAGGGGACGGCGGGGCCGCAGCGTCGGCGCCGCCGCCGTTCGCGTCGGCGCAGCGGCCGCCCGCAGGACGGTGGCCAGGGAACCAAGCGGACCACCGGTTCCGGCGGCGATTCGGCCGGAGGCGCGGCCAAGGGTGGCGCGAAGAGCGGCTCCAAGGGCTCCGCGAAGAACACCGGCGGCAACAACGGCAAGTCCGGCGGCAATTCGGGTTCCGGCTCGGGTTCTCGCCCTAACTCGGGTTCCGGGTCCGGCTCCAACCA
Encoded proteins:
- a CDS encoding CCA tRNA nucleotidyltransferase yields the protein MLAVADQAIGREAELLTPLAKAFADAGHSLYLVGGSVRDALMGRLGNDLDFTTDARPDVVAGILDEWAETTWDTGIDFGTVSAENKGRQVEITTFRADVYDQVSRNPEVTFGDTLEGDLVRRDFRCNAIAVELHGDGTRSFRDPLGGFDDVVAGVLDTPGPPEVSFGDDPLRMLRACRFTSQLGFTVSDRVRTAMQDMNAEILRITAERVAMELDKMILGADPSAGIDLMVDTGLADHVMPEIPDMKMTQDEHRQHKDVYQHSLQVMRQAIEQEEPGEPDLELRWAALLHDCGKPATRSFTENGNVSFHHHEVVGAKLVRRRLRKLKYPKRVTENISQLVYLHMRFHGYGDSAWTDSAVRRYATDAGPLLDKLNKIVRADCTTRNRRKAARLARACDDLEARIAELAAAEDLAKVRPDLDGNDIMEILGIGPGPEVGAAWKHMKDVRLDKGPLEREDAILELKQWWVDREG